CAGGGGGCGGGCTACGCCATCGCCGGCATTGCCAAAGGGGCCGGCATGATCATGCCCAACATGGCCACCATGCTCTCCTTTGTCATGACCGACGCCGCCGTTGAGCCGGCCTTCCTCGCCGCCTGCTTCCGCGGGGCGGTGGAGCGCTCCTTCAACGCCGTCACCGTGGACGGCGATACCTCCACCAACGACACCTGCCTGATCATGGCCAACGGTGCAGCGGGCACTCCAGCCATCGCCGCCGGCACACCCCAGGCTGCCGAGTTTACCCGGTTGCTGGAAGAGGTGCTGCTGGACCTTGCCAAGCTGATCGTGAAGGATGGGGAGGGAGCCACCAAATTCGTCGAAATCCGGGTCAGCGGCGCAGTGAGCGACGCCGACGCCAAACGGGCCGCTCTGGCGGTGGCCAATTCCTGCCTTGTGAAGACCGCCTTCTACGGTCAGGACGCCAACTGGGGCCGGATCTTCGCCGCGGTGGGCTACTCCGGTGCACAGGTGAACCCGGATCGACTGGCCCTCTGGTTCGACGACGTCCAGATGGCGAAGGACGGCGTCTTCGCCGGCGGTGATGCTGAAGAACGGGGGAGCGCGGTGCTGCGCGGGAAAGAGTTTTGCGTCAGCGTCGACCTGGGAGTGGGGACGGGGAGCGCCACCGTGTTCACCTGCGACCTTTCCCACGATTACGTCAGCATCAACGCCGATTATCGTACCTGACTCCACTGAACCCAAGGGAGACCGTCATGAAAACGATTTCCGCGATGCTGCTTGCCCTGCTGCTGCTGACGCCCGCTGCTCCCGCGTTCGCCCTGACCCTGAAGGTGGCGGAGGCGGCGGTCACCACCAAGGTATCCAAGGGCAAGCCGATCGATTCGGTACATCGCATCTCCTACCGGACGGTCAAGGCACTCTACTTTTTTACCCGTACCGTGCTGGACGAAGCTGGCGAGACCCGGATCACGCACCGCTGGCTTCGAGACGGCACCCTGGTCAAGGAAACCACTCTGCCGGTCAAGGCCCGGCGTTGGCGCGCGTACAGCAGCCTGCCGGTTGATGCCGGCAGTGTGGGGCA
The window above is part of the Trichlorobacter ammonificans genome. Proteins encoded here:
- the argJ gene encoding bifunctional glutamate N-acetyltransferase/amino-acid acetyltransferase ArgJ; protein product: MNMPKGFQFSAVEAAIKKPGRKDLALIWSEVPATAAAVFTTNAVKAAPVVLSQERIVGGRCQALVVNSGNANACTGAQGMADARETTRILAQELGIAEELIQVCSTGVIGQPLPMERLTAALPPLAAGRGSATLDDLAGAIMTTDTFPKTAMRQGAGYAIAGIAKGAGMIMPNMATMLSFVMTDAAVEPAFLAACFRGAVERSFNAVTVDGDTSTNDTCLIMANGAAGTPAIAAGTPQAAEFTRLLEEVLLDLAKLIVKDGEGATKFVEIRVSGAVSDADAKRAALAVANSCLVKTAFYGQDANWGRIFAAVGYSGAQVNPDRLALWFDDVQMAKDGVFAGGDAEERGSAVLRGKEFCVSVDLGVGTGSATVFTCDLSHDYVSINADYRT
- a CDS encoding DUF2914 domain-containing protein produces the protein MKTISAMLLALLLLTPAAPAFALTLKVAEAAVTTKVSKGKPIDSVHRISYRTVKALYFFTRTVLDEAGETRITHRWLRDGTLVKETTLPVKARRWRAYSSLPVDAGSVGQWRVELLDEGGKLIKTLEFKVH